In the genome of Cronobacter malonaticus LMG 23826, one region contains:
- a CDS encoding DJ-1/PfpI family protein has product MKKAAVLLAPGFEEGEAIVTIDILRRLNIAVETLACADSRAVVSYHSIPLVADARLTERAEETYDAIILPGGPQGSVRLAADAQVIAFVARHDAAGKLICPICSAAARVLGAHGLLKGRRYVCSGELWQDVRDGEYVDAPVVEDGNLISGKGLGRVFDFALTVASRLTGDKPAAREHADHIYYPW; this is encoded by the coding sequence ATGAAAAAAGCAGCGGTACTGCTGGCACCAGGATTTGAAGAAGGCGAGGCCATTGTCACTATCGATATATTACGACGGCTAAACATTGCCGTCGAAACGCTCGCCTGCGCTGACTCGCGGGCGGTCGTAAGCTATCACTCGATTCCACTGGTGGCCGATGCGCGCCTGACAGAACGCGCTGAGGAAACCTATGACGCGATTATTCTGCCGGGCGGCCCGCAGGGTAGTGTCAGGCTGGCGGCAGACGCGCAGGTCATCGCGTTTGTGGCGCGCCACGACGCCGCCGGAAAGCTCATCTGCCCAATTTGCTCCGCCGCCGCGCGCGTGCTCGGCGCGCATGGCTTATTGAAAGGCCGCCGCTATGTCTGCTCGGGCGAGCTGTGGCAGGACGTGCGCGATGGCGAGTATGTGGACGCGCCGGTAGTGGAAGACGGCAATCTTATCAGCGGCAAAGGGCTGGGGCGGGTATTTGATTTTGCGCTGACGGTGGCGTCACGTCTTACCGGCGATAAACCCGCCGCGCGCGAACACGCGGATCACATCTACTACCCGTGGTAA
- a CDS encoding non-heme ferritin-like protein, protein MAPLGVVQKLNAQMNQEFYASNLCLYYSDWCAQQSLNGSATVLRQQAQHNVTQMMRLFDYLKQTGANPVVGALKSVKPDCSSLEAIFRQMQDELNGRHAALARLMMEAQAARDDEMLAMLGDFEQELRQDDALLATILQELAQARQAGLCAEEADQRLLDIVEQAS, encoded by the coding sequence ATGGCTCCCCTCGGCGTGGTGCAGAAACTCAATGCACAAATGAATCAGGAATTTTACGCATCTAACCTGTGCCTTTATTACAGCGACTGGTGCGCGCAGCAAAGCCTGAACGGCAGCGCGACCGTACTGCGCCAGCAGGCGCAGCACAACGTAACCCAGATGATGCGGCTGTTCGATTACCTTAAACAGACCGGCGCTAACCCGGTGGTCGGCGCGCTGAAATCGGTGAAACCCGACTGCTCAAGTCTGGAGGCGATTTTCCGCCAGATGCAGGATGAACTGAATGGCCGCCATGCGGCACTGGCACGCCTGATGATGGAAGCGCAGGCGGCACGTGACGACGAGATGCTCGCTATGCTTGGCGACTTTGAACAGGAGCTGCGCCAGGACGACGCGCTGCTCGCGACCATTCTTCAGGAACTGGCCCAGGCGCGTCAGGCTGGCTTATGTGCTGAAGAAGCGGATCAACGCCTGCTGGACATCGTGGAACAGGCCAGCTGA
- a CDS encoding anaerobic C4-dicarboxylate transporter: MITLEFIVIILCLLAGTRFGGMGLGLISGIGLFLLTFIFGLEPGKPPVDVMLTILAVIGCAATLQTAGGLNVMMQFAERLLRRHPQHITLLAPLTTWTLTFLCGTGHVVYTMFPIIADIALKKNIRPERPMAVASVASQMAITASPVSVAVVSLVSILGAQHGVGEAWSILEILAVSVPASLFGVLVAALWSLRRGKDLKDDEAFQARLRDPKQREYIYGGSETLMNQRFDKHAWWSTWIFFAAIALVVLLGALPALRPAFEVKGKIAPLSMNLVIQMMMLIAGAVMLVVCKVNAASISSGAVFKAGMVAIFSVFGVAWMSDTFFQAHLNELKLALEGVVKSHPWTYAIVLFLVSKLVNSQAAALTAVAPMGLMLGVEPKMLVAFFPASYGYFVLPTYPSDLACIGFDRSGTTRIGKFILNHSFILPGLIGVSCACAASYLLVQLFF; encoded by the coding sequence ATGATAACCCTCGAATTTATCGTCATTATTTTGTGTTTGCTGGCGGGCACCCGTTTCGGCGGGATGGGGCTTGGCCTCATCAGCGGCATCGGGCTGTTTCTTTTAACCTTTATCTTTGGGCTGGAGCCGGGCAAGCCGCCGGTGGACGTGATGCTGACCATCCTCGCGGTGATTGGCTGCGCCGCCACGCTGCAAACCGCGGGCGGCCTGAACGTCATGATGCAGTTCGCCGAGCGCCTGCTGCGCCGTCACCCGCAGCACATCACGCTGCTGGCGCCGCTCACCACCTGGACGCTGACGTTTTTGTGCGGCACCGGGCATGTGGTCTACACTATGTTCCCGATTATTGCCGACATTGCGCTGAAGAAAAATATTCGCCCGGAACGCCCGATGGCCGTGGCGTCCGTCGCCTCTCAGATGGCGATCACCGCCTCGCCGGTCTCGGTCGCCGTGGTGTCGCTGGTGTCGATTCTGGGCGCGCAGCACGGCGTCGGCGAGGCGTGGAGCATTCTGGAGATCCTCGCCGTTTCCGTACCGGCGTCGCTCTTTGGCGTACTGGTCGCCGCGCTCTGGAGCCTGCGGCGCGGTAAAGATTTAAAAGACGACGAGGCGTTCCAGGCGCGTCTGCGCGACCCGAAACAGCGTGAATACATCTATGGTGGCAGTGAAACGCTGATGAATCAGCGCTTTGATAAACACGCCTGGTGGTCAACCTGGATTTTCTTCGCCGCGATAGCGCTGGTGGTGCTACTCGGCGCGCTGCCCGCGCTGCGCCCGGCGTTTGAGGTGAAAGGCAAAATCGCCCCGCTCTCCATGAACCTGGTTATCCAGATGATGATGCTGATTGCGGGCGCCGTGATGCTGGTGGTCTGCAAAGTGAACGCGGCGTCCATTTCCAGCGGTGCGGTGTTTAAGGCCGGGATGGTGGCGATTTTCTCAGTATTTGGCGTGGCGTGGATGAGCGACACCTTTTTCCAGGCGCACTTAAATGAACTGAAACTGGCACTGGAAGGCGTGGTGAAAAGCCATCCCTGGACCTACGCGATCGTGCTGTTTCTGGTCTCGAAACTGGTGAACAGCCAGGCGGCGGCGCTGACCGCCGTCGCGCCGATGGGGCTGATGCTGGGCGTCGAGCCGAAAATGCTGGTGGCGTTTTTCCCGGCCTCTTATGGCTATTTCGTGCTGCCAACCTACCCAAGCGACCTCGCGTGCATCGGTTTTGACCGCTCCGGCACCACGCGCATCGGCAAATTCATCTTAAACCACAGCTTTATCCTGCCGGGGCTGATTGGCGTAAGCTGCGCCTGCGCTGCCAGCTATCTGCTGGTGCAACTCTTCTTCTGA
- a CDS encoding cupin domain-containing protein, producing the protein MTNACETLYLREPCGGVPNNALPVLLYRHVLPDDANDAAVWFEQRFGQHQWPARWRYPVFTYTHFHTNTHEVLGIYAGEAQIQLGGEEGPIVTLHTGDAVLIPAGVGHKQIDASADFMAVGAYPEGLSPDKFLDEPAQLAQTRKNVAQVAKPARDPLCGKEGGLVTLW; encoded by the coding sequence ATGACTAACGCGTGTGAAACGCTGTATCTGCGCGAGCCTTGCGGCGGCGTGCCGAATAACGCGCTGCCAGTGCTGCTTTATCGCCATGTGTTGCCCGACGACGCTAACGACGCGGCGGTCTGGTTTGAGCAGCGCTTCGGGCAGCATCAGTGGCCGGCGCGCTGGCGCTACCCGGTTTTCACCTACACCCATTTTCATACCAACACGCATGAAGTGCTCGGTATCTATGCGGGCGAAGCGCAGATCCAGTTAGGCGGTGAAGAAGGGCCGATAGTCACCCTGCACACCGGCGACGCGGTGCTGATCCCGGCGGGCGTCGGGCATAAGCAAATCGACGCCAGCGCCGATTTCATGGCGGTGGGCGCGTACCCTGAAGGGCTGTCGCCCGATAAATTTCTGGATGAACCTGCGCAACTGGCACAAACGCGTAAAAATGTGGCGCAGGTCGCAAAGCCTGCACGCGACCCGCTCTGTGGCAAAGAAGGCGGACTTGTCACCCTCTGGTAA